A portion of the Deltaproteobacteria bacterium genome contains these proteins:
- a CDS encoding spore maturation protein, with protein MKKRPAVMNGVWFFLVLVSIMVAAYTGKMREVVDASFESAKGAVTLAIGLVGAMALWLGLMKIAEKGGLMLLVARAIRPAMVHLFPRIPPEHPAMSAMVMNISANALGLGNAATPMGLKAMMELDRLNPVKGRATDAMCMFLAINTSNVTLLPLGVIAVRASAGSAEPASILVPTLLATLCSTAVAILAARFLAKTSKDPDPDSLYVESGVSDAAGPSSSPPAEANSSAHSSDEEAAEHSRPGPVGRWMCWGFVAAFLAGLLLRFVQADSMLEAGKEVISFWLLPAIMGALVVFGYLRGVGVYEAATEGAKEGFQVAVRIIPFLVMILVAIAMFRASGAFDIMVRILTPGISLIGMPAEALPMALMRPLSGSGAFGIMSEVVSQAPDSFSAFLVSTMQGSTETTFYVLAVYFGSVSITRTRHALSAALLADAAGILGALAFCHLFY; from the coding sequence ATGAAAAAACGACCCGCGGTGATGAACGGCGTCTGGTTCTTCCTCGTTCTGGTATCCATCATGGTGGCCGCCTACACGGGCAAGATGCGGGAAGTTGTGGACGCCTCCTTTGAATCGGCCAAAGGCGCCGTAACCTTGGCTATCGGGCTCGTGGGAGCCATGGCCCTGTGGCTGGGCCTGATGAAGATCGCCGAAAAGGGAGGCCTCATGCTGCTGGTGGCAAGGGCCATTCGTCCCGCTATGGTCCATTTGTTTCCCCGGATTCCTCCCGAGCATCCCGCCATGAGCGCCATGGTGATGAACATCAGCGCGAATGCGCTCGGGTTGGGAAATGCAGCCACGCCCATGGGGCTGAAAGCCATGATGGAACTGGATCGTCTGAATCCCGTGAAAGGGCGCGCCACCGACGCCATGTGCATGTTCCTGGCCATCAACACCTCCAACGTGACGCTACTTCCTCTGGGGGTGATAGCAGTACGCGCATCCGCGGGGAGCGCAGAACCCGCGTCCATCCTCGTACCGACCCTGCTTGCCACCCTTTGTTCCACGGCTGTCGCCATTTTAGCGGCCCGGTTTCTGGCTAAGACCTCGAAGGATCCGGATCCGGACTCCTTGTACGTCGAGTCCGGCGTCTCAGATGCGGCTGGGCCATCGTCGTCACCCCCCGCGGAGGCCAATTCGTCGGCGCACTCCTCGGACGAGGAAGCCGCGGAGCATTCCCGACCCGGGCCGGTGGGACGGTGGATGTGTTGGGGATTCGTGGCGGCGTTCCTGGCGGGCCTTCTGCTCCGGTTCGTGCAAGCGGATTCCATGTTGGAAGCTGGAAAGGAAGTGATTTCCTTCTGGCTGTTACCTGCCATCATGGGCGCTTTGGTGGTGTTCGGGTATCTGCGTGGGGTGGGAGTCTATGAAGCGGCCACCGAAGGCGCCAAAGAAGGATTCCAGGTGGCTGTTCGCATCATTCCTTTTCTCGTGATGATCCTCGTGGCCATTGCCATGTTTCGTGCTTCCGGCGCTTTCGACATCATGGTGCGAATACTCACCCCCGGCATTTCTCTGATCGGCATGCCGGCGGAGGCTTTGCCCATGGCGCTCATGCGCCCCTTGTCCGGGAGCGGAGCGTTCGGCATCATGAGCGAGGTGGTAAGTCAGGCTCCCGACAGCTTCAGCGCATTCTTGGTGTCGACGATGCAAGGAAGCACGGAGACTACGTTCTATGTCCTGGCGGTTTATTTCGGATCCGTGAGCATCACCCGGACGCGGCATGCGTTATCCGCGGCCCTTCTTGCGGACGCGGCAGGCATATTGGGGGCATTGGCTTTTTGTCACCTCTTTTACTGA
- a CDS encoding antibiotic biosynthesis monooxygenase, with protein sequence MAVKVIIDRELKQEGKEVALELIRKLRAKAMEHRGYISGETLVSNRNPNHVIVVSTWNNIGNWLDWTDNKARNALEEELNAYLSRPTRYEEFSVGEL encoded by the coding sequence ATGGCCGTTAAAGTTATTATTGACCGGGAATTGAAACAGGAAGGAAAAGAAGTTGCTCTGGAACTTATTCGCAAATTGCGGGCAAAGGCCATGGAACATCGGGGGTATATTTCCGGAGAAACGCTGGTTTCCAATCGTAACCCCAATCATGTGATTGTGGTCAGCACATGGAACAACATCGGAAACTGGCTGGATTGGACGGACAATAAGGCTCGAAACGCCTTGGAAGAGGAATTGAACGCTTACTTGTCACGGCCGACTCGGTACGAAGAGTTCTCGGTGGGAGAACTTTAG
- a CDS encoding AAA family ATPase — MFPMEFDHKVLESLPLPTKDDMRRVLQIIRAIIGRRVIPYFKTNRGTEATLIARVNEHLRVERLEDEDSRIRAVTLFSERKEERIIYFHERIFDYLAFVIPSDPDTSLGEGGAEERKMLAFAEFALRHQLEHLLYPLESEREVIRSDVEFAIEQRDHDPTYYRSLRNALADEMNGILGGPILGLLDLAEKDQPYDEPISGILARLADTLGDVPEEVLLNAFPSLDADLKIRVLSVCYQKGGEAGFSLRRRTDFLEKLLWLFVRLFDGDETEAKGVFDIFKDRWGLVYLFRELEIPETSLEGKDPREALEIFKEGLKHFSEDEARISHFPYVREAQPLADLTPSAPPKKSLKERIEEARNDPSIPLQARELMEKNKLHAVGHSGPKYSELIETLLAIPWGKIQKIGVSAEDFEKGLDRSHYGLQKPKEIICDFFSNLIWRYQQNHGGDSALAGKTGSAFLFVGPPGVGKTSLAISIAKNLGIPYHKMSLGGMRDEADLRGYGFTYEGSKPGAIVQGLIKMGIMNGIFIMDEADKTEKFAIATLLEILDPEQNHLFHDKFTQSTVDVDLSNCHFILTANTLETVPPPVINRCEVVQLDRYSVEEKVAIAREHLTRRVRERYGFTSQQIFFDPEKEPGLLRYLVRTYTHEAGVRELERIIRTLFLRIGRKEILAHERSSVKITRMVIKKYLEPPRPFRVINDEDRVGEAMGLGVNVELGLGSLIPIQTTVIPRGREGEGRSGYLSMVHATGNIEKIMDESRKVASTAILHWARELEIDLKKAEAPVHIHFMGASTPKDGPSAGIAIALALASVLSGRRIRRDVAMTGEIDIQGRVNLVGGLDLKLETAYDAGCKTMLIPKENLVGEGSIEKLSDALREELQVLSYDQWKRDHERFDRERHVLQVVAVDHILQAADVAFIREEELAALESCFRPYADSVTAPLARARMRPERCIRVLLLKDIRELDLEGFGTSLWEESGYVFLVGPDAKETVRKRFPEFEEQGRLWDFDPAGQHLSSILPGIAGACKQRASEPASLVLQAPYFFLCSDDVSKPGFHPGPGFSGMTLLANNYSDGGLKIKACKPVLNRSYAHLTRLAPQYLEDCPFLHKRDNIHVADLSFIPEKYRLDAKRAEAIFRVCLRDWLAAVEETPNQEESGESKGGSGAC; from the coding sequence ATGTTTCCCATGGAGTTCGATCACAAAGTTCTCGAGAGCCTTCCCCTTCCCACCAAAGACGATATGCGTCGCGTGCTCCAGATCATCCGGGCTATTATCGGGCGCCGGGTGATCCCATACTTTAAAACGAACCGTGGAACCGAAGCCACCCTCATCGCCCGGGTGAACGAACATCTCCGGGTGGAGCGGCTCGAGGACGAAGACAGTCGAATCCGTGCGGTGACCCTTTTTTCTGAGAGGAAAGAAGAACGCATCATATACTTTCACGAACGGATCTTTGACTATCTGGCCTTCGTGATTCCCAGCGACCCGGACACCAGCCTGGGCGAAGGCGGCGCGGAAGAGCGCAAAATGCTGGCTTTCGCCGAATTCGCCTTGCGGCACCAGCTCGAACACCTGTTGTATCCGCTGGAATCCGAACGGGAAGTCATCCGGTCGGACGTTGAGTTCGCCATCGAGCAACGCGATCACGATCCGACTTACTATCGGAGTCTCCGGAACGCGCTCGCGGACGAAATGAACGGTATTTTGGGCGGCCCCATCCTCGGTCTCCTGGACCTGGCCGAGAAGGACCAGCCGTACGACGAGCCGATTTCCGGTATCCTGGCCCGGCTTGCGGACACATTGGGTGATGTGCCGGAAGAGGTCCTTCTGAACGCTTTTCCCTCCCTGGATGCAGACCTCAAAATACGGGTCCTGAGCGTGTGTTATCAGAAAGGAGGGGAGGCCGGCTTTTCCCTGCGGAGGCGTACGGATTTTCTCGAGAAGCTGCTCTGGCTCTTTGTGCGCCTGTTCGACGGCGATGAAACCGAGGCGAAGGGGGTGTTCGATATCTTCAAAGACCGGTGGGGACTGGTTTATCTTTTTCGTGAACTCGAAATTCCGGAAACAAGCCTCGAAGGCAAGGACCCACGGGAAGCCCTCGAAATTTTCAAGGAAGGCTTGAAACATTTCTCGGAAGACGAAGCAAGAATATCACATTTTCCTTACGTGAGAGAAGCTCAGCCTCTGGCGGATCTGACGCCTTCCGCACCACCTAAGAAGTCGCTGAAAGAACGTATCGAAGAAGCGCGAAACGATCCTTCCATTCCTCTTCAGGCCAGGGAGTTGATGGAGAAGAACAAATTGCATGCCGTAGGTCATAGCGGACCCAAGTACAGCGAATTGATCGAAACGCTTTTGGCCATCCCGTGGGGAAAGATCCAGAAAATCGGAGTTTCCGCTGAAGACTTCGAAAAGGGGCTCGATCGTTCGCACTACGGTCTGCAAAAACCGAAAGAGATTATCTGCGACTTCTTTTCAAACCTGATCTGGCGTTACCAGCAAAACCATGGCGGAGATTCCGCCCTTGCAGGCAAGACGGGGAGCGCTTTTTTGTTCGTTGGTCCTCCGGGAGTAGGCAAGACCTCTTTGGCCATTTCAATCGCCAAAAATCTGGGTATTCCATATCACAAGATGTCCCTGGGAGGGATGCGGGACGAGGCGGATCTTCGTGGATACGGCTTTACGTATGAAGGCTCGAAGCCGGGAGCCATTGTCCAGGGCTTGATCAAGATGGGCATCATGAACGGCATATTCATCATGGACGAGGCGGACAAAACTGAGAAATTCGCCATTGCGACTCTTCTCGAAATTCTGGACCCTGAACAGAACCACCTGTTCCACGATAAATTTACGCAGAGCACCGTGGATGTCGACCTTTCCAACTGCCACTTTATCCTCACGGCCAACACCCTCGAGACCGTTCCTCCGCCGGTAATCAACCGGTGCGAGGTTGTGCAGCTCGATCGCTACAGCGTAGAGGAAAAAGTAGCCATAGCCCGCGAGCACCTCACCCGAAGGGTCCGGGAGCGGTATGGCTTTACGAGCCAGCAGATCTTTTTCGATCCTGAAAAGGAGCCGGGGTTGCTCCGCTATCTGGTGCGAACGTACACGCATGAAGCGGGCGTTCGCGAACTCGAGCGTATTATCCGCACTCTGTTCCTCCGCATCGGACGTAAAGAAATCCTTGCGCATGAGCGCTCTTCGGTGAAAATCACACGAATGGTCATCAAGAAATACCTCGAACCGCCCAGACCGTTCAGAGTGATCAACGATGAAGACCGGGTGGGAGAGGCCATGGGCCTCGGGGTGAATGTCGAGTTGGGACTGGGTTCCCTTATCCCCATCCAGACCACGGTGATTCCCCGGGGCCGGGAAGGAGAGGGACGCAGCGGATACCTGAGCATGGTCCATGCAACGGGAAACATCGAGAAGATCATGGATGAAAGCCGGAAAGTGGCGAGCACGGCCATTCTCCACTGGGCTCGAGAACTCGAGATCGATCTGAAGAAGGCCGAAGCTCCCGTTCATATCCACTTCATGGGCGCGTCGACCCCAAAAGACGGACCCTCGGCGGGCATTGCCATTGCCCTGGCCCTGGCTTCCGTCCTCTCCGGACGCCGCATTCGCAGGGACGTGGCCATGACGGGCGAAATCGATATCCAAGGAAGGGTGAATCTGGTTGGCGGGTTGGATCTCAAGCTCGAGACCGCCTACGATGCGGGATGCAAGACCATGTTGATTCCCAAAGAGAATCTGGTGGGCGAAGGAAGCATCGAAAAACTGTCGGACGCCCTGAGGGAAGAACTTCAAGTCCTTTCCTACGACCAATGGAAACGAGACCACGAACGCTTCGACCGCGAACGGCACGTGCTGCAAGTGGTAGCTGTGGATCATATACTACAGGCTGCGGATGTGGCTTTCATCCGGGAAGAGGAATTGGCGGCTCTGGAGTCGTGCTTCAGGCCTTACGCCGATTCCGTGACCGCGCCATTGGCAAGAGCCCGCATGAGGCCCGAGCGCTGCATTCGAGTGCTCTTGCTCAAAGACATACGCGAGCTCGATCTGGAAGGATTCGGGACTTCGCTGTGGGAGGAAAGCGGGTATGTCTTTCTCGTAGGACCGGACGCCAAAGAGACCGTCCGAAAGCGGTTTCCCGAGTTCGAGGAACAGGGCCGACTCTGGGATTTCGATCCGGCCGGCCAACATTTGTCCTCGATCCTTCCCGGTATCGCCGGCGCCTGCAAGCAGCGAGCCTCCGAACCGGCTTCTCTGGTGCTGCAAGCACCCTATTTTTTTCTCTGTTCCGACGACGTGTCCAAACCAGGATTTCATCCGGGCCCTGGGTTTTCCGGAATGACGCTTCTGGCCAACAACTACAGTGACGGAGGACTCAAGATCAAGGCATGCAAGCCCGTCCTGAACCGCTCGTACGCCCACCTCACGAGGCTCGCCCCACAATATCTGGAAGACTGCCCGTTTCTGCACAAGCGGGACAATATCCATGTAGCGGATCTGTCGTTTATTCCGGAGAAGTATCGGCTGGACGCGAAGCGCGCCGAAGCCATTTTCCGAGTATGCCTGAGGGATTGGCTGGCAGCCGTCGAGGAGACGCCAAACCAGGAAGAAAGCGGCGAATCGAAGGGCGGCTCCGGCGCCTGCTGA
- the rsmG gene encoding 16S rRNA (guanine(527)-N(7))-methyltransferase RsmG, with protein MEVPIHHAAGVKRFLETLVHGLDAWGLHAPMGFLDQCLKYYALIEEWNRVFRLVGHRNPEDVAVNLFLDSLAPAPYIPEGAQLLDVGSGAGFPGLVLRLFRPDLQVTLVDATRKKVNFLKQVRLELGLSGLQALQCRLGKEACGQLRARTYDAAISKALGSMNLLVNLAGPYLKPGGSFIVMKGPGGLDEPTDSLPGAVITVPYALPEGGGKRTLAMLSP; from the coding sequence ATGGAAGTTCCGATCCACCATGCCGCTGGAGTGAAACGTTTTCTTGAGACCCTCGTGCACGGCCTCGATGCCTGGGGACTGCACGCGCCTATGGGTTTTTTGGACCAATGCTTGAAGTACTATGCCTTGATTGAGGAATGGAATCGTGTGTTTCGCCTGGTGGGACACCGGAATCCCGAAGATGTGGCTGTGAACCTGTTCCTGGATTCTCTGGCGCCGGCTCCATACATTCCGGAAGGCGCCCAGCTTCTGGACGTGGGCTCGGGAGCGGGTTTCCCGGGGCTGGTCTTGAGGCTTTTCCGGCCCGATCTACAGGTGACACTGGTGGACGCCACCCGAAAAAAGGTGAATTTTCTCAAACAGGTACGTCTCGAACTCGGCCTTTCCGGCTTACAAGCGCTCCAGTGCCGCCTGGGAAAAGAGGCGTGCGGACAACTCCGGGCCCGGACGTACGATGCCGCTATATCCAAAGCGCTGGGTTCCATGAACCTGCTGGTGAATCTGGCCGGGCCCTACCTTAAGCCCGGAGGGTCTTTCATCGTGATGAAAGGGCCCGGAGGTCTGGACGAGCCGACGGATTCACTACCCGGAGCCGTCATCACCGTGCCCTATGCTTTGCCCGAAGGCGGCGGCAAGAGGACCCTGGCGATGCTCTCCCCCTAG
- a CDS encoding FMN-binding glutamate synthase family protein: MNLHRPNANEALQTKNRSRDVAPQSGICSRCIDGCKGNCDLFNATFRSRELLYPGPFGELTAGTDKDYPVDYSHLNIMGYAFGAEGIQADPDHATFPAVSTETSFGRSEKVKMKIPMFTGALGSTEIARKNWEHFAIGAAITGVSLVCGENVCGIDPQLERGSNGKVAKSPEMDRRLELYRRYHEGYGDILVQLNVEDARLGVAEYVLSKLGVETIELKWGQGAKSIGGEIKVNSLDRALELKGRGYIVTPDPEERAVQDGFRDGAIKEFERHSRLGFADQENFMKTVQRFRELGAKRVTLKTGAYPMRELAMAIRWSSDAKIDLLTIDGAAGGTGMSPWRMMSEWGVPSIYLHSMAYELCSRLERNGDRAPDIAFAGGFSSEDHIFKAIALGAPYCKAVCMGRALMIPGMVGKNIGKWLSGEDGGLPSTVLKYGSTKEQIFVCYEELKEKYGKELDNIPLGAIGIYSAGEKLRVGLQQLMAGARKWRVDLITRKELFSLTEEAAKVTGIPFVMDAYRQEALDIIDGK; encoded by the coding sequence ATGAACCTGCACAGACCCAATGCGAACGAGGCTTTGCAGACCAAGAATCGTTCACGAGACGTAGCACCCCAGTCCGGCATTTGCAGCCGATGCATCGACGGCTGCAAAGGAAACTGCGACCTTTTTAACGCCACCTTCAGGAGCCGGGAACTGCTCTACCCCGGTCCCTTCGGCGAACTAACGGCCGGCACGGACAAAGACTATCCCGTCGATTACTCGCACTTGAACATCATGGGATATGCCTTCGGCGCGGAAGGCATTCAGGCTGACCCGGACCATGCCACCTTTCCGGCTGTAAGCACCGAAACTTCGTTCGGCCGCTCGGAAAAGGTGAAAATGAAGATACCGATGTTCACCGGAGCGCTGGGCAGCACGGAAATTGCCCGGAAGAACTGGGAACATTTCGCCATTGGCGCCGCCATCACGGGCGTCAGCTTGGTCTGCGGCGAGAACGTGTGCGGAATCGATCCCCAATTGGAGCGCGGGTCCAACGGTAAGGTGGCAAAGTCGCCTGAAATGGACCGGAGATTGGAGCTATACCGCCGCTATCATGAGGGGTATGGCGACATTCTGGTCCAATTGAACGTGGAGGACGCAAGACTCGGCGTGGCGGAATACGTGCTAAGCAAACTCGGCGTCGAGACTATCGAACTCAAGTGGGGACAAGGCGCAAAAAGCATTGGAGGCGAGATCAAGGTCAATTCCCTTGATCGGGCCCTCGAGTTGAAAGGCCGCGGATATATCGTTACGCCCGACCCGGAAGAGAGGGCGGTCCAGGATGGGTTCCGCGACGGCGCCATAAAAGAATTCGAACGCCATTCCCGACTGGGCTTTGCGGATCAGGAAAATTTCATGAAAACGGTTCAGCGCTTTCGGGAACTGGGGGCCAAACGAGTCACGCTCAAGACCGGTGCTTATCCCATGCGCGAGCTGGCCATGGCGATTCGCTGGTCTTCGGACGCGAAAATCGACCTTTTGACCATTGACGGCGCGGCGGGAGGAACAGGTATGAGTCCGTGGCGCATGATGTCCGAGTGGGGAGTGCCTTCCATTTACCTGCATTCCATGGCGTATGAACTCTGCTCTCGTCTGGAGAGAAACGGCGACCGGGCGCCGGATATCGCCTTTGCGGGCGGCTTCTCCTCCGAAGACCACATTTTCAAGGCCATTGCTTTAGGCGCTCCCTACTGCAAGGCGGTGTGCATGGGTAGAGCGCTGATGATCCCGGGCATGGTGGGAAAGAACATTGGAAAATGGCTTTCGGGCGAAGACGGCGGCCTTCCCTCCACGGTGCTCAAATACGGATCCACCAAAGAACAGATTTTTGTTTGCTATGAGGAGCTTAAAGAGAAATACGGAAAGGAATTGGACAACATCCCTCTGGGAGCCATTGGCATTTACAGCGCCGGCGAAAAGCTACGTGTCGGCCTGCAGCAGCTCATGGCGGGGGCTCGGAAATGGCGTGTTGACCTGATTACTCGGAAGGAGCTGTTCAGTCTGACCGAAGAAGCGGCGAAAGTGACCGGGATTCCGTTCGTTATGGATGCTTACAGGCAGGAAGCCCTGGATATCATTGACGGCAAGTAA
- a CDS encoding GYD domain-containing protein — MRHYAILSKLTQEGRKTVKDLPETIEQIDKALEASGEVKILMQFALLGPYDFLTIIQAEDNKVILRTAMEIESGGIMDTMTVPAIPVEDYVAEFKKQSKND; from the coding sequence ATGAGACACTACGCGATACTGAGCAAACTCACCCAAGAAGGAAGGAAAACGGTCAAGGATCTCCCCGAGACCATCGAGCAAATCGACAAAGCACTGGAAGCGTCGGGAGAAGTAAAAATCCTCATGCAATTCGCTCTACTGGGGCCGTACGACTTCCTCACCATCATACAGGCCGAGGATAACAAGGTCATTTTGAGAACCGCCATGGAGATTGAATCCGGAGGGATCATGGACACCATGACGGTGCCGGCCATACCGGTCGAGGACTATGTGGCCGAATTCAAGAAGCAAAGTAAGAACGATTAG
- a CDS encoding PilZ domain-containing protein, with protein MRKRYALQCPKCKKTGLLRLTSSTGGRLSVRCSNCRAILRCLIDRRPHPRRSPIPAIRIATTSAEPVEFTGELTDISETGCRVRAKGLLPQQGQKLNLEIRLPAEFTELNVLGSVVWIRKSADNVCEFGVHFSDLVAGMREAIAGSSIFVSAQDSARSESNAERSSPTGSSRHPILPAGVEPFPDIELAGKILNAHRYKTGTRAWRFTRSPLVQRESAGILNANRYAWRSFKNNLLNADRYSWRNPGSGIINGRKYSWRDTD; from the coding sequence ATGAGAAAGAGGTATGCGCTCCAATGCCCGAAGTGTAAAAAGACCGGTCTTCTGCGTCTGACTTCCTCGACAGGCGGAAGGTTATCCGTAAGATGCTCCAACTGCAGGGCAATTCTCCGGTGTCTGATCGATCGACGTCCTCACCCTCGTAGATCACCCATCCCGGCGATAAGGATCGCTACCACTTCAGCCGAGCCAGTGGAGTTCACGGGCGAACTCACCGATATTTCGGAAACCGGATGTCGGGTAAGGGCGAAAGGCCTACTTCCTCAACAAGGACAGAAACTCAATCTGGAAATCAGGCTCCCCGCGGAATTTACCGAGCTGAACGTCCTTGGAAGCGTTGTATGGATTCGTAAGTCAGCGGATAACGTTTGTGAATTCGGAGTCCATTTTTCCGATTTGGTCGCCGGCATGAGGGAGGCGATTGCAGGTTCGTCCATTTTCGTTTCGGCTCAGGATTCCGCCAGGTCCGAGAGTAATGCTGAACGTTCGTCACCCACCGGCTCCTCCCGACATCCTATATTGCCGGCAGGCGTGGAGCCTTTCCCGGATATCGAGCTGGCAGGAAAGATACTGAACGCTCATAGATACAAGACGGGAACCAGGGCATGGCGCTTTACCCGTTCTCCGCTCGTTCAAAGAGAATCCGCGGGCATTCTGAACGCCAATCGTTATGCTTGGAGATCCTTCAAAAATAACCTGCTCAACGCCGACCGGTATTCATGGCGGAATCCGGGCTCCGGGATCATCAACGGCCGCAAGTACTCCTGGAGAGATACGGATTGA
- a CDS encoding cyclic nucleotide-binding domain-containing protein, translated as MLMEEIELFKDLSPEFMNEVSSICREESYRKDQILFKRGDIAENLYILVEGCVSLFIRNGGSLNFTLEKPGRVFGWSSLVEPKRYTVTAECYEETKAIRIDTTRLEHVFDKHPREAYRIMKRLAGVVGQRLANCYEENVRSHAEGGKPSYG; from the coding sequence ATGCTTATGGAAGAAATAGAGCTTTTCAAAGATCTGAGCCCGGAATTCATGAACGAGGTATCCTCGATTTGCCGGGAAGAATCTTATCGAAAGGATCAAATTCTTTTCAAGCGGGGAGACATCGCCGAGAATCTGTACATCCTGGTTGAGGGGTGTGTCAGTCTTTTCATTAGAAATGGCGGTTCTCTGAATTTCACCCTGGAGAAACCGGGAAGAGTGTTTGGATGGTCATCACTTGTTGAACCCAAACGCTATACGGTGACGGCGGAGTGCTACGAGGAAACCAAAGCCATCAGAATCGATACGACACGTCTGGAGCACGTGTTTGACAAGCATCCCCGGGAGGCATATCGCATCATGAAGCGGCTGGCCGGCGTGGTAGGACAAAGATTGGCCAACTGTTATGAAGAGAACGTGCGATCACACGCCGAAGGTGGGAAGCCGTCATACGGTTAA